The Musa acuminata AAA Group cultivar baxijiao chromosome BXJ2-5, Cavendish_Baxijiao_AAA, whole genome shotgun sequence genomic interval TCCACATACTGTCAACGGTTGGCCGACATTTACAATAGACAAGTGACATATTCCAGATATCACATCTTCCTTTGCAGGTGGTCAGAATCTGCATTATTTGGGAACAAATAAGACCATTTTATCCTGGGAGAAGATTCCAAATGGCAACATAAAAAGAATGCCTACACTTTATATGTGAACAAGGAAAAAGAGGTTAAAATAAAGTAGCAAATGCCACACAGATATGATgggaccaaaaagcccctgcattacGGATGACAAATATTCAGGCTACATGAAATGGATTAATCAAAAAGAGATGAAGACTCTGAATTAGTAACACATTCTTCATTAATCAGAGGAAAATCAATGATACCACCTAGGTTCATACAAATTCTCAACTGATGTCCGTCACAAAGTCAAACCCCTAAAAAACACAAAAAGGTCAAGAATAACTTATATAAAGATTCAGACCTTTCATAACTGAAGCACGCTTTTCTGTGATAGTTATGAACTGAATCTTCCATTCTGGACCTGTATGCCATTTTGTCAATTCCTGACCGCATCACAGGAGAGTCAACAAACACTATTTCTTGTAAGAAACTTGCACCAATACCACTCTCTATTATGTACAACATGAAATTTGGGACTCTTAATAAATTGTTGATGAGTCTGGCACTTTCCCATGGAAATTTTGAAAGCACTGGTAAACCTAGGACCAGCTTTATCTTGGATGTTACACTTATATACTTATAAATGCACATAAAGTTGCCATGTTGAAGCTACAACCCGATGCATCCTTTTTTGCACAGATATGAAATAGAACCCAGAAAACTACCAAATAAATTCTCTTATGTGCTCTCCTGGAAAGAATGAGAGCGGGATAATGCTGCAGGATTTGCCTGCAAAAGATGTGCAGCATCTGACGTCTGAGCTTTACTTTCGGCCTTTGATTTGAGAGGTTTGAAAATACCAACTTCTGGCTTAATACCAAGAGTAGCCCATATTGAGCTTTTCGCAGCCTCATCAGGATCATCTATTCTAAGAGTTTTAGGAACCCATAAAGACTTCCCTGTCTTCTCCTCACCCTGTAAGGTAGCATCTCTTGAATGTTTACCCAAGGTTGGGGAACCATTTCCTGAAGATCCGCTATTGCTCGTAGAAGATGATCTATGTATCCCACTATTGAAACCAAGCCACGGCACATTCCACGCTCCATTAGGCCAGCTGGAAATGCATCCCCAAGAAGAAGCTGGCACGAACGGGAAAGGAAGCGATGGAGGACAAAAAGCAGGGCCTCCCACCATCAATGGGGGGTTCCATGGAACTGGACTTGGATTACCATTTTCTGGTCTTTGAACAAACTCAGGCGAGCATCTCACTATAGGAGCAACATTAGTCCATCCTGGACTCCAGGGATAAGCCCATGGAGCCACAGGATAACATGAAAACTGAGGCATTGTTGTAACTCCATTACAATATCCCTGCATGCCATTCTGTTCGATGTGGGTTGGATTTCCTgctaatccattttcaacaaaattGGAGCCATTTACAGAAGATGCACATAAGGGCCCCTCGTTTTCCCCATATAGTATAGAGCTAATATCACCATTTCTGTTTTTCTCTCTGATATTGAGTGCAGAGGCCATGGATTCACAAAGAGGCACCTCTGTCCCAAATTTAAGAACAGTTCCATTTCTGATCAAAGGTCTTGTAGGGGCAGAAGAGCCACAAGGAAGAGTCAGATGATGAGGTAAATCAGAAGTCTCTAGTCCAGCAGATTGCAATCCATCTGATGGCAACATTATCTGACGGACTTGTGATGCAGAGTGCTTACTTTTACGCCTTCCAGCACCAACAGGAACATTCCTTGTTGTTCCCCCAGCAGTCCAATACCTCTGGCAATTCTTACAGAAGTGTCTAGGTTGGTTAATGTTGTAGTTGTTATAATAACAGAATTTAGTATCCATACTGTTACAACGAGGACATGGCAGAATTTTATCTGGTTTCCTGAGGACCTTTGCTTGAGCAGAGCCTTCAGCATCAGACTTGTTATGTTCCTCTCTGGAATCTGATAAACCtttgtcatgatcattttcattACTACTGTTCAAACCAATGGAACAAGTTGGACCATCCTCATTTCTTTCACTAGAGGCAACAGCTGTAATATTGTTGACTTCCATGTTTGTTACTTCTTTGCTTGCATCCTGAAAATAATACAACAAAATaaaagatgacattttttagctggaATGCTTGCATGCACAGTTGAAGGAAATATGACAGGCAGCAACACCAACATCTTAACCTTACTGTCAAGATTACAATGGTTTGCTCTTCCGTGTATACCATGTTTCTGAGAACAACCTTAGCTAGCATACAAAAATCGATGCATCATGGATTCTTGTTCAAGTTAAATATTCTATTGGCATGTCACAATTATTTTTCTAGACTGTGATGCCATGAATCATCTCCTTTCATTTTTATTCCACTAAGCATTCCCCCTACTTTTCCTTTCTTAAAATCCTGATAGATTATTCCAACTAATCAATTTGGTAAGGCCCCCAACATGAAGTAACTGAAAAGCTTTCCCTTTTCTTTCCTCAAATAAGTTATCTAAGAAACTGCCAAGTCACGCACACAACTAATTGATGAGAACACTAAATGTTTTGTTGTGACTAGTTACAAAACCTCAAGcagaaaatattttatcattaatttCCAACCATAGATCACATATAGCAAAATCCATCGCTGAAGGTTCTAAAGTAACAACAAGTATATATCATGCAAGCAATTCATTAAAGAATAACCAATTTATTTCTATGAAACATGTCTAATAGAAGGTCGTTTTGTTATGTTTCACATGATACTTTCAAGCCACCTATTAAGGGAGAAAAGAAGGTAATTAAAACATGTGTATGATCAACTTTACATGCAAAACTGCCCTATCAAATTAGATATTTTGTTCTTCACCCTCACACAAAGCAGAGTTTTACCAACAAAATGTAGTGTTTAAGAACATACATACATTCCAGTATAAAAGTAGAGTTTTACTCAATTTACTATCAATTAGCTTTGACCGACTTTGCAAGACTTTATCTTGATATTTTCAAGCAGTCTAGAGGCATTTTAATGATACTAGATATTTAATTGATGTAGCACTGAGATTTAGAGGAAAATTCTGCTTGTGTCATTATATATCAGCTCAAAAAGAGCCAACAGCAATAATCCAATCTAAAGTTGTCAGCAAGTGGTCAAAAGTCCCTCAGTAAGAAAGGCACCAGATAAAATGTGACTTTCTGATTCTTACCTAAATCATCAAGAACGAGATCACTATTCTTTAGAAGATAAAGAATACTGCCGATGAATGACTATTATTTTTCAACAGCTTTGTATACAGATAAACAAATCACAAATTTTAGAACCGGACTTTGGATTAGTTAGCAAGTTTTCAATAGGTTGACCTCTTTCTGGCTGACACTAAAATTCCCACAGCGTTGGAGGTTTTCTTCCCCATCACCAAACTTCAACGATATTTTtcttttacttaaaaaaaaacaacaaaattatACCAACGACCAGTCCGCTGAACCTTAAGCTGGCTCTCTCTTTTGGATAAAAGTGCCTCTGTAAACAAATGACAAATTATCATTTTAGTGATGCCAAAATTAACATATGCAATGAAGCCACAACAAAAGCCTACAAACTAATCCCAAAAAAGTTTTAAAGACGTTAATGCTAACTATTTCCGGCTTAGATTTTTAAGCAAAATGTTCTAAACATGTCAAAACGGAAACGAAAGATCGCCTCTTCATACCAAGTAAtctaatccaaaaaaaaaaacaaaatcacaAATCCGGTGACTCAAAACCCCCAATCTAATCAGAGTTCACCCGATAGATAGCTTATATCGCAATCAACGACCAAAAGCAGGACAAATAAGTCAATTTTACTTGAAACTTTGCTCCACAATCAGATCATCGAACAAAAATTCCCAACAGTAGATAACTACAAAAGCCTAATAACCATGCAACAAGCACGCGTTCATCCTTCTAGAAAACGTCTCTAACGATTCGATTGGACGCCAAACCCTGTAAGGAAAAGAAGCTAAAAGAAGGGGGGAAGGGGCTCCAGGAGTTCTGTGCTCACCGGATCGCCGTCATCCGTCTCCGTCGCTGGAGTTGTATCGGGAATCGCCGTCTGCTCAGCCACCTCTTCCGGAGGCGGCGGTAGGCTCTCCGGAAGCGGGATGGTCCTTCCGAAGAGCTTGATCGCGGGGTCCTTTGCGTCAGACATCCCCTCCCATCCGACCGATCGCCACTCCTCTCATCAACTTCGACACAGACTCGGATCACATGGCTTTGTTGTAATGgttctcagagagagagagagagagagagagagtgcgtgCGTGCGTGTGTGGGTACGAGAGAGGGAGGCTTTGTGAGCCACGAGTTCTCGAAGAGGGAGATAGCGAGGGTGGGTGACGTCAGCCGACGGAAAAGGGCGACGAAAAGGGAGGAAAAAGAGAGGGGAAAAGAAACGAACTCCCCCCGGCCTTTCTGCTTCAATCAAAGACGCCACACTCGCCTCCCAACTGTGTCGCCCCAAAGCGCCATCTCCTCCCTCGATTACATAGTCAAAGGCAACGTGCGGTCCTCCGCGCGGGTGGGATCGGCGACGACGACCAGGCGGCGTACCCAACTCTTTCTTATATGACGTGTGAATTGGCAAGAAAAAATAAGAAACTCCAACAGTTACTTGCTACCAACCGGATCCGTTATCACCTGGGTCCCACCTTTTTCTTCCAATCATAATGCAGGTAGGTCGGATGGATCAAAGCCGACCCCACGAGCCACCCTGACAACTTCTGCCCACGTGTCACTATTTTGCTGCATTCTGGGACCGCCTAAGACTTTCAAACGTCTGACGTGGATCGACAGCTAATTGTATTTTTTAGTATACGCAGTTGGATTAATCGACCCATTCTTCGTTCGActggtattttcttttcttttccttttaatttagaagaacaaaaaacatattttattggCCACGCGTTCGGCCGTCACAAGGCGATGGACCGGACCGCCACTGACGGTTCGTCACGTGGCCCAAGCGATGACATGGCAAATAAAATCCacctattatttttttttgttttgaggcAATAATATGATGCCAAAGGACATGTCTCTTTGTCGAGCTCTTCCAACCACGTAAGTCGTAAGTTTCCATTATAGAGACAGGGGAATCCGAACCCCTTACGGTGGCGGTCAGGGTCGCAGTATCG includes:
- the LOC103984200 gene encoding cyclic dof factor 2 isoform X1, which produces MSDAKDPAIKLFGRTIPLPESLPPPPEEVAEQTAIPDTTPATETDDGDPDASKEVTNMEVNNITAVASSERNEDGPTCSIGLNSSNENDHDKGLSDSREEHNKSDAEGSAQAKVLRKPDKILPCPRCNSMDTKFCYYNNYNINQPRHFCKNCQRYWTAGGTTRNVPVGAGRRKSKHSASQVRQIMLPSDGLQSAGLETSDLPHHLTLPCGSSAPTRPLIRNGTVLKFGTEVPLCESMASALNIREKNRNGDISSILYGENEGPLCASSVNGSNFVENGLAGNPTHIEQNGMQGYCNGVTTMPQFSCYPVAPWAYPWSPGWTNVAPIVRCSPEFVQRPENGNPSPVPWNPPLMVGGPAFCPPSLPFPFVPASSWGCISSWPNGAWNVPWLGFNSGIHRSSSTSNSGSSGNGSPTLGKHSRDATLQGEEKTGKSLWVPKTLRIDDPDEAAKSSIWATLGIKPEVGIFKPLKSKAESKAQTSDAAHLLQANPAALSRSHSFQEST
- the LOC103984200 gene encoding cyclic dof factor 2 isoform X2, translating into MEVNNITAVASSERNEDGPTCSIGLNSSNENDHDKGLSDSREEHNKSDAEGSAQAKVLRKPDKILPCPRCNSMDTKFCYYNNYNINQPRHFCKNCQRYWTAGGTTRNVPVGAGRRKSKHSASQVRQIMLPSDGLQSAGLETSDLPHHLTLPCGSSAPTRPLIRNGTVLKFGTEVPLCESMASALNIREKNRNGDISSILYGENEGPLCASSVNGSNFVENGLAGNPTHIEQNGMQGYCNGVTTMPQFSCYPVAPWAYPWSPGWTNVAPIVRCSPEFVQRPENGNPSPVPWNPPLMVGGPAFCPPSLPFPFVPASSWGCISSWPNGAWNVPWLGFNSGIHRSSSTSNSGSSGNGSPTLGKHSRDATLQGEEKTGKSLWVPKTLRIDDPDEAAKSSIWATLGIKPEVGIFKPLKSKAESKAQTSDAAHLLQANPAALSRSHSFQEST